A single genomic interval of uncultured Sphaerochaeta sp. harbors:
- the cas1 gene encoding type II CRISPR-associated endonuclease Cas1 translates to MSWRIVVVSKRAKLEYKMNYLVVRDTEMLRIHLSEIHTLMIESTAVSLTAMLVAQLQERKINIIFCDNHRNPLSNVLPLYGCHNVTEKVKSQITWKKEIKDQVWTRIIHEKITNQANVLNQTRPDLAEKLIGYANSITAGDRTNREAHAAKVYFNAIFGNEFSRHKDSPINAALNYGYTILLSAINREIVINGYLTQLGIFHDNAFNQFNLSSDLIEPLRLLIDKEVVSWGPIEEFTSLQKMRLVDVLNCKVHMGDKQIQFVNALGTYCRSVLEALSEQNLDLIQCMEYE, encoded by the coding sequence ATGAGTTGGCGAATTGTTGTTGTTTCAAAACGAGCTAAGCTCGAATACAAGATGAATTATCTCGTAGTTAGAGATACTGAGATGCTCCGGATTCATTTAAGTGAAATCCACACGTTGATGATAGAGTCGACAGCAGTATCTCTGACTGCGATGTTGGTTGCACAGTTACAGGAACGCAAGATCAATATCATCTTCTGTGACAATCATCGTAATCCATTAAGTAATGTTCTTCCTCTGTATGGTTGTCATAATGTGACAGAAAAGGTGAAAAGTCAGATTACTTGGAAGAAAGAGATCAAAGACCAGGTATGGACACGAATCATTCACGAGAAAATTACAAATCAAGCAAATGTATTAAATCAGACACGTCCTGATTTGGCTGAGAAGCTTATAGGTTATGCAAACTCAATAACCGCTGGAGATAGGACAAATCGTGAAGCTCATGCAGCAAAGGTATATTTTAATGCAATCTTTGGTAATGAATTCTCTAGGCATAAGGATTCGCCGATTAACGCTGCATTGAACTATGGGTATACAATTCTTTTATCTGCCATCAACAGGGAAATCGTTATAAATGGATATCTTACCCAGCTCGGAATATTTCATGATAATGCTTTTAATCAGTTCAATCTTTCAAGTGACCTTATTGAGCCATTACGATTGCTAATAGACAAGGAGGTTGTGTCATGGGGACCCATTGAAGAATTCACAAGTCTTCAAAAAATGCGTCTTGTCGATGTTCTGAATTGTAAGGTGCATATGGGGGATAAGCAAATTCAATTTGTGAATGCGCTGGGAACCTATTGTCGTAGTGTTTTAGAAGCATTAAGTGAACAGAATCTCG